In the Mauremys mutica isolate MM-2020 ecotype Southern chromosome 13, ASM2049712v1, whole genome shotgun sequence genome, one interval contains:
- the MYL9 gene encoding myosin regulatory light polypeptide 9: MSSKRAKAKTTKKRPQRATSNVFAMFDQSQIQEFKEAFNMIDQNRDGFIDKEDLHDMLASLGKNPTDEYLEGMMSEAPGPINFTMFLTMFGEKLNGTDPEDVIRNAFACFDEDATGFIHEDHLRELLTTMGDRFTDEEVDEMYREAPIDKKGNFNYVEFTRILKHGAKDKDD, translated from the exons ATGTCCAGCAAGAGAGCCAAGGCCAAAACCACCAAGAAGCGCCCCCAACGTGCCACTTCCAATGTCTTTGCCATGTTTGATCAGTCGCAAATCCAGGAGTTCAAGGAGGCTTTCAACATGATTGACCAGAACCGCGATGGCTTCATTGACAAGGAGGATCTGCATGACATGCTGGCGTCTCTAG GGAAGAACCCCACTGATGAGTACCTGGAGGGCATGATGAGCGAGGCACCTGGTCCCATCAACTTCACTATGTTCCTCACCATGTTCGGAGAGAAGCTGAATGGCACTGACCCAGAAGATGTCATCCGCAATGCCTTTGCCTGCTTCGATGAGGACGCGACAG GTTTCATTCACGAAGACCATTTGCGCGAGCTGCTCACCACCATGGGGGACAGGTTCACGGACGAGGAGGTGGACGAGATGTACCGAGAGGCCCCCATCGACAAGAAAGGCAACTTCAACTACGTGGAGTTCACCCGCATTCTCAAGCACGGAGCCAAAGACAAAGACGACTAG